The Treponema succinifaciens DSM 2489 region TGTAAGAAAAATACAGAACGGCAAGAACGTAAAATATTCCCCGAAAAAAAACTCCGGGCAAGGAGGCTTACATTCCTTTTCCCGGAGCATATTCTACAAAGGTCCCGAGGTTGAACCCTATTGTATAAAAATTAAAAACAGCTATTTCACTCTCTTATAGCCGTAAACAGCCAAGTCTCCAAGCTCTTCTTCTATGCGCAAAAGCTGATTGTACTTTGCCATGCGGTCTGAACGAGATGCAGAACCTGTTTTAATCTGTCCTGAATTTGTTGCAACCGCAATGTCGGCAATTGTTGAATCTTCTGTTTCGCCGGAACGGTGAGAAGTTACGCTTGTATATCCGTGGCGGTGAGCCATTTCAATCGCATCAAGTGTTTCTGTAAGAGAGCCAATCTGGTTTACTTTTATAAGAATTGAATTTGCGCATCCAAGCTCGATTCCTTTCTTAAGATATTCAACATTTGTAACAAAAAGGTCATCGCCAACTAGCTGGCATTTTGAGCCGATTTTGTCAGTAAGAAGTTTCCAGCCTTCCCAGTCGCTTTCCGCCATTCCGTCTTCAATTGAATCAATCGGGTATTTTGAAATAAGGTCTGCAAGATAATCTGCCTGCTGTGCGGAAGTAAGTTTTTTTCCGTCCGCGCCTTCTTTCCAAGTATAATCGTAAATTCCATTCTCATAGAATTCAGAGGAAGCGCAGTCCATTGCGATTTTCACATCTTTTCCAGGCTCGTATCCTGCTTCTTTTATCGCCTTTACGATTGTATCAAGAGCATCTTCTGTTCCGTCAAGCTTAGGAGCAAAACCGCCTTCATCGCCTACAGCAGTTGAAAGTCCGCGCGCCTTTAAAACAGCCTTCAAGCTATGGAAAACTTCTGTTCCCATGCGGATTCCTTCCTTAAATGAAGAAGCTCCAACCGGGCGAATCATAAATTCTTGGAATGCAATAGGAGCGTCTGAATGCTGACCGGCATTTATAATGTTCATCATTGGAACTGGCAATGTGTAAGTGTTTGTTCCGCCAATGTAGCGGTAAAGAGGAATACCAAGATAAGCTGCGGCAGCTTTTGCCACTGCAAGTGAAACTCCAAGAATTGCATTTGCGCCAAGCTTAGACTTTGTTTTTGTTCCGTCAAGCTCAATCATTTTTTTGTCAATCGCACGCTGCTCGAGTCCGCACATTCCAATAAGAACAGGAGCAATTACTTTGTTAACATTTTCAACTGCCTTGAGAACTCCTTTTCCCAAGTAGCGTTTTTTGTCTCCATCGCGCAGCTCAAGTGCTTCGTTTTCACCAGTAGAGGCTCCAGAAGGAACTGATGCTCTGCCAAACGCGCCGCTTTCCAAAATAACGTCAACTTCTACCGTAGGATTTCCGCGAGAATCAAGAATTTCACGTCCGACAATTTTCTGAATTTTACAACCGCCCATAATTTCCTCCTGGGATAAAAAAATAGTTAGCTAATGCTAATTAATTTAAATATAATAAAATCCAGTGAATTTTTCAAGTTAAAACCAAAATTTTTTCAGAAAATTTATTTTCAACGGTGGACAATTATCTTGTTCTCAAAATTATTGAAACAAACAGGCAAAAAAGCTATAATTTGCAATCATGATAAATCCATTAGCACAAGAATTAAATGACGCGCTCAAAGGCACAACGCCAGGCGAGCTGCTTTCTGATGTTGGAACAAGACTTTACTTTCCAAAGGGAATAATCGCACAAAGCGCAGAAGCCAAAAAACTTGGAAAAACTGCGAACGGAACAATCGGAACAACTGTTGTTGAAGGCAAACCGATTATGCTTCCTTCTATAAAAAAATATGTGCCGGACTTAACTTCTTCAGAACTTGTAGGATATGCGCCGACAGCAGGAAATCCGGATTTGCGTGCAATGTGGAAAGAATCAATTATCCGCAAGAATCCGCTTTTAAAAGACAAAAAATTTTCATTGCCGGTTGTTGTTCCGGGACTTACAGCGGGAATTTCTTATCTTGCTGACCTTTTCCTTGACGAAACAAAACCGCTTGTCGCAGCAGATCCGTCTTGGGACAATTATGTTCTTATAGCTGAAGCGAGACGTAACGCAAAATTCGTTCAATTTAAAATGTTCAAGGACGGAAAATTCAACATTGAAGGATTGAAAGAAACGATGCAAAAACAGGCTGAATCCGGCTCTGTCCGCATTCTTTTGAATTTTCCACAGAACCCTTCAGGATACAGCCCTACTTCAGGCGAAGCAAAGCAGCTTGTTTCAATTGTAAAGGAAATTGCAGAAAAAGGCGCAAAAGTAATGGTTTGGTGCGATGACGCATATTTCGGACTGAACTACGAAGACAACATTGAAAAACAGTCGCTCTTTGCATATCTTTGCGACCTGCACGAAAATGTTCTTGCCGCAAAAATTGACGGACCTACAAAAGAAGATTTTGCCTGGGGATTCAGAACTGGATTTATAACTTTTGGCTGCAAAGGACTTTCTGACGCGCAATACGAAGCTCTTGTAAAAAAGCTCATGGCTGCAATCCGCTCGTCAGTTTCATGCGCGGCAACTCCGTCTCAGTCGCTGATTTTAAAAGCCGCATCAGATGGAAAACTTGAAGAAGAAAAAGCTGAATTCCGCAAAATTCTTGAGCGCCGTTATAAACTTGTGCGTGACTTTGTTTCCACACACGAAAGCAAATTTATAAAGCCGCTGCCATTCAATTCAGGCTACTTTATGTCATTTGACACAATGAGCATTGATGCAGAAAAATTAAGACAGAAACTTTTGAACGACCGCGGAATCGGAACAATTTCCATAGACGTAAAAACTTTAAGAGTTGCATTCTCAAGCCTTGATGAAGAAAAAATCAACATTGTTTATCAGGCGATTTACGACATTGCGGATGAACTTGGAAAATAAAAAATTTCTTGCAGTTATAGCCGCGCTGATTTCTCTTTTGCTTGCCTCCTGTAAAAATTCGGGAAGCAAGCCATTGATTATCTGGACAGACAATGCGGAAATTGTTTCTTACGTTGAGCTTTTTAACGCCACACACGAAGACATAAGCGCATTTGCAGTCTACAAAGATGAAGCCGCGCGCTCACTTCCACCTGCAAAAGACGAGCTTACTCCAGACTTGGTTGTAGGCTCCTGGCTCAAGAATTCCGCAACACGAAAATATTTTCAGCCGTTAGATTATCTTTTTCAAGAAAAAAGCCTTAACCGCACTTTGTTTTACAAACAGCTTCTTGAATACGGACAAATAAACGATAAGCAATATCTTATTCCCATAAGCTTTAATTTGCCCGCAATGATTTTCAGCAAAAAAAATGAAGGCTTTGTAGAATCAGAGCATTTTTTAAATCTTGAGCAGATAAGAACTTTTTCAACAGCATTCAACAAAAAAAATAAAAACGGCACATACACAGCGATGGGATACGCGCCTTCTTGGGACACAGATTTTATGTATCTTGTAACAAAACTTTACGGAGCCGCCTACCATGAAAAAGGAACAAGTTTTATATGGAACGAAAAAGCGATGGAAACTTCAATTTCCGAAATGCGACAATGGACAATCGCGCGTAATTCCAGCACTTCCGCAGAGCAAAACTTTCAGTTCCGCTATCTTTATATGCCGGGCTACAAGCAGGTTGCCACAACACGATGCCTTTTTTCGTATACAACCAGCGATAAGCTTTTTACGCTCACAGATGCGCAGATTACAGACCTTTCTTTTAGATGGATTGAACAGGACAATAAAATTCCTGTTGAAGACAATATTCTGACAATCGGGCTTTACAAAAAATCCGAGCATTCAGCGCAAGCCGAAGAATTTATTTCATGGTTTATGAAAACCGAAACTCAGCAGCTTTTAATTGAACGTACGGAAAAAATGAAGCTGGACACTGAAAACTTTGGAATTGCAGGCGGATTTTCTACCTTGCGCGAAGTAAACGAAAAATTTTATCCAGCATTCTACAGGCATCTTTTAGGAAATATGCCGCCGGAACAATTTATAACATTGCCGAATATTCTTCCATATAGATGGAACAGCTTAAAATCAAATGTAATAATTCCGTATTTAAAAGACAACACAAAAACTGAAAATTCAGGCGCAGTTCAGTCGCTTGAAGAAAGAATCGCGGAATGGACAAAGCAGTTCTACTAATATCTTAAAGCAAAAGCCAGCTAAACTTTTTATTTTAAATTCCGATACATAAGATAGTGCAAAGAAAATTGCTTGCACTAAACTGAGGGTAGACTTATGTATTCAAATGGAATCAGCCTAAACGCGGCATCTTACAGAACTCTTTTCTCTACTTCTTCAGGCTCGCTCTGTGTTCCAGTAAAGCCTAGCGCAGTCATATATTCTCAATTTGACTACGTGCATGGAACCGCAACAGAGCATGGCCAGCGCGGAGTTCCAATAAACCGACTGCGCATTTTAAACACACTGATTTCCCAGCTTGTTTCCATGAAGCAAAAGCCAGCCCTTTCAGAAGAAGAAGCCACTGGACTTTCCGAAGAACAAAAAGACGAGCTTATAAAAAGCTACCAGCAGCAAATAAAAACTGCAATTGCCGCCAGCAGCGCACAAGGACAGGCAGCTTATGGACTTGCAGGTCTTATGCCAGAAGCAGGCGCAGTTGTTTCTGTTTCTGCGTAAAAATTACGCCCAGATAAACCATAGCAAAGCAGATGCAGCGGCTGTTGTAATAAGCGTGAACGGAACACCGATTTTAAGCCAGCCGGAAAATTTCATAGGATAATTTTCTTTCTTTAAAATTCCCATTGCAACAATATTCGCGCTAGCACCAAAAGGAGTAAGGTTTCCGCCAAGGCAGCTTCCGACCAAAAGCGCAAACATAAAAAGCTCCGAATTTATTCCAATTTGAGCCGCCATTCCGCCAGCAACAGGAAGCATCGCGATTATATAAGGAACATTGTCAACAAATCCGCTTACAATAACAGAAATAAAAAGGATTACAAAAAATCCCGCAACTTTGGAACCACCAGTGACATTCACAAGCAAATCGGCAAGGTCATTCAAAAGCCCGGTTTCTTTTATTGCGCCGATTACAACAAAAATTCCAAGCAGGAAAAAAATTGTTTCCCAGTCAAGCTCCTTTACAACTTTTGCAGTTTCGGCATTTGTTTTTTTCTGAAACAACTTGAACCAAAGCAAACTCAAAATTCCAATCGACAATACTAAAGTTCCGCTCAAATACTCAAACCTGGTATTTACAAACGAAACTCCGGCAAGCCCAAAAATCATAAGCAAAAGGCAAACAAAAGGAACCCAGGAAATGACTTTTTCGCTTTCAACCAGAACTTTGTTTTTTCTATTTTTCGCAAAGAAAAAATAAAAGAAAACGCATCCGGCAACCATTCCAGCCTGAATTATAAAGAAAATAGAAGGTTTATCCGAATAAAAGAAGAAGTCGTTGAAACTGTATCCAGCATAGCTTGCAAAAATCATTGAAGGCGGATCTCCAACCAAAGTCGCAGTTCCTTCAAGATTGCTCATAACGGCAAGTCCCATCATAAAAAATGTAGGATTCGTTTTCAGCTTTGAGCAAAGCGCAAGTCCAATCGGAGCCATA contains the following coding sequences:
- the eno gene encoding phosphopyruvate hydratase gives rise to the protein MGGCKIQKIVGREILDSRGNPTVEVDVILESGAFGRASVPSGASTGENEALELRDGDKKRYLGKGVLKAVENVNKVIAPVLIGMCGLEQRAIDKKMIELDGTKTKSKLGANAILGVSLAVAKAAAAYLGIPLYRYIGGTNTYTLPVPMMNIINAGQHSDAPIAFQEFMIRPVGASSFKEGIRMGTEVFHSLKAVLKARGLSTAVGDEGGFAPKLDGTEDALDTIVKAIKEAGYEPGKDVKIAMDCASSEFYENGIYDYTWKEGADGKKLTSAQQADYLADLISKYPIDSIEDGMAESDWEGWKLLTDKIGSKCQLVGDDLFVTNVEYLKKGIELGCANSILIKVNQIGSLTETLDAIEMAHRHGYTSVTSHRSGETEDSTIADIAVATNSGQIKTGSASRSDRMAKYNQLLRIEEELGDLAVYGYKRVK
- a CDS encoding aminotransferase class I/II-fold pyridoxal phosphate-dependent enzyme, yielding MINPLAQELNDALKGTTPGELLSDVGTRLYFPKGIIAQSAEAKKLGKTANGTIGTTVVEGKPIMLPSIKKYVPDLTSSELVGYAPTAGNPDLRAMWKESIIRKNPLLKDKKFSLPVVVPGLTAGISYLADLFLDETKPLVAADPSWDNYVLIAEARRNAKFVQFKMFKDGKFNIEGLKETMQKQAESGSVRILLNFPQNPSGYSPTSGEAKQLVSIVKEIAEKGAKVMVWCDDAYFGLNYEDNIEKQSLFAYLCDLHENVLAAKIDGPTKEDFAWGFRTGFITFGCKGLSDAQYEALVKKLMAAIRSSVSCAATPSQSLILKAASDGKLEEEKAEFRKILERRYKLVRDFVSTHESKFIKPLPFNSGYFMSFDTMSIDAEKLRQKLLNDRGIGTISIDVKTLRVAFSSLDEEKINIVYQAIYDIADELGK
- a CDS encoding SLC13 family permease is translated as MFSMKTLVALIAVLMYALVILFQNKKVLFTTGAAVLVVIIATFFPGQIFPLPQDVVALEGWFPQRIYALYHSLFEIINWNVIMIYLGSMIIASLFIYSKVPVKIADKIVNRSRNTCIAMVAILAMTGIISIFVENVATVLVMAPIGLALCSKLKTNPTFFMMGLAVMSNLEGTATLVGDPPSMIFASYAGYSFNDFFFYSDKPSIFFIIQAGMVAGCVFFYFFFAKNRKNKVLVESEKVISWVPFVCLLLMIFGLAGVSFVNTRFEYLSGTLVLSIGILSLLWFKLFQKKTNAETAKVVKELDWETIFFLLGIFVVIGAIKETGLLNDLADLLVNVTGGSKVAGFFVILFISVIVSGFVDNVPYIIAMLPVAGGMAAQIGINSELFMFALLVGSCLGGNLTPFGASANIVAMGILKKENYPMKFSGWLKIGVPFTLITTAAASALLWFIWA